The following are encoded together in the Humulus lupulus chromosome 5, drHumLupu1.1, whole genome shotgun sequence genome:
- the LOC133778117 gene encoding uncharacterized protein LOC133778117 — protein sequence MCSSMAGEADTYAKPQKLASDPMQENQSKFHSNFLYKAAIVTLFLIVLPLFPSQAPDFINQNLITRSWELIHLLFVGIAISYGLFSRKNDDAEKENGNSKLDNAQSYVSRLLQVSSVFDDEPENPSVSDDNKVQTWSSQYYRNEPPMVVVAKESSVTNENGGNSNGSRTGERPLLLPVRSLRSRIPESATEDGAIENAVVSGSGVTRPNSKTASKRFSSNSNKEFGELDHDELEEKLKESVVLPSPIPWRSRSGRLEMKEEVNSSSHHASMGEHEFSRVESRVPRTQPSRLTRPSSFSSSPSLSSPNNSSESQPKISEDRVKKKTSYDKSYPPPPPPPPSFSYKSSSFKPSFTFSNDGTRSRFDSLSMGRSVSTDRAEDNASQESDQEETESEDEEIGGRFGPNDVVESPRQSPEKNEETTSSNGVGDGGPDVDKKADEFIAKFREQIRLQRIASIKRSSAQMSKKLSR from the coding sequence ATGTGTTCATCAATGGCAGGCGAAGCAGACACATATGCCAAACCCCAAAAGCTAGCTTCAGACCCAATGCAAGAAAACCAAAGTAAGTTCCACTCTAATTTTCTCTACAAAGCCGCCATAGTTACACTTTTCTTGATCGTTCTACCACTTTTCCCATCACAAGCTCCTGACTTCATAAACCAGAATTTAATTACCAGAAGCTGGGAGCTTATCCATCTTCTCTTCGTTGGCATAGCCATCTCGTACGGTCTATTCAGTCGCAAAAACGACGACGCAGAGAAGGAAAACGGCAACTCCAAATTAGACAATGCCCAGTCCTACGTCTCCCGACTTCTCCAGGTTTCGTCGGTCTTTGATGACGAGCCAGAGAACCCATCTGTGTCTGATGATAACAAGGTCCAGACATGGAGTAGTCAGTACTACAGGAACGAACCACCGATGGTTGTCGTAGCTAAAGAAAGCTCTGTTACCAACGAAAATGGCGGAAACAGCAACGGGTCGAGAACAGGAGAAAGACCACTGCTTCTGCCTGTCCGGAGCTTGAGGTCTCGGATTCCTGAGTCGGCCACGGAGGATGGCGCAATAGAAAACGCCGTCGTTTCGGGCTCTGGTGTTACTCGGCCGAACTCGAAGACCGCTTCGAAAAGGTTTTCGAGCAATTCTAACAAGGAATTCGGAGAGTTGGATCATGATGAATTAGAGGAAAAGTTGAAGGAAAGTGTTGTTCTTCCTTCGCCGATTCCATGGCGATCGAGATCGGGAAGGTTAGAGATGAAAGAAGAGGTTAATAGTAGCAGTCATCATGCTTCAATGGGGGAACACGAATTCAGTCGGGTCGAATCTCGGGTTCCGAGGACTCAACCCTCTCGTTTGACCCGACCCAGTTCGTTTTCCTCTTCACCGTCGTTGTCTTCGCCGAACAATTCATCAGAGTCCCAACCGAAGATTTCAGAGGACAGGGTCAAGAAGAAGACATCATACGACAAGTCGTATCCTCCTCCACCACCACCCCCACCATCGTTTTCTTACAAATCATCGTCGTTTAAACCAAGCTTTACTTTTTCAAACGACGGGACAAGAAGTCGTTTTGATAGCTTATCAATGGGAAGATCGGTTAGCACAGATAGAGCTGAGGACAACGCAAGCCAGGAATCCGATCAAGAAGAGACAGAGAGCGAGGACGAGGAAATTGGAGGTCGTTTTGGACCAAACGATGTCGTTGAAAGCCCAAGACAGAGTCCTGAAAAGAATGAAGAAACGACATCGTCCAACGGTGTAGGAGATGGAGGCCCTGATGTGGATAAGAAAGCTGACGAATTCATAGCCAAATTTAGAGAGCAAATTAGGCTTCAGAGAATTGCATCCATTAAAAGATCGAGTGCCCAGATGAGTAAAAAGTTATCAAGGTAA